DNA sequence from the Chondrinema litorale genome:
TCAATATCTTTTTCGAATAAAGTATCAGTTTTTAGTATTGGCTATTCAGCAGGTATTTCTCTTACCGACCAAATCTCATAAATCGGATCACCTTTACTGCTTTTACCTTTGTGGTGCCAGTCTTTGCCGTCTACTTCAAAGTTAAAAGTTAAGGCAGCACCTACTCTACTTTTATCTCTTGAGAAGAATTCAATATTTTCTGTATAAACGCCATCTTTAGCTGAATAACGTCCTCCACCTGTGCCAAAAAACTCTCCAGTTTCTGTATTAAAAGCAATCCATTGAAAATGAGTACCAGTAAGAATTTTCATTGTTTTACGCGGGCTATCACCAGTTCTACGTGTAATTTCTCCATCTCGCTCTCTACCAGTAATTAACCAAGGATTTGTTAAAGCGGTTGATGCACCTCTATCTAAATTAAACCATCCTGTTGAGCCCAAATATTCACTTTCTGATTTTAGGTTTTTCCCGTTCACTTTCACTTGAGCTATTTCTTCTTTACCTACCTGATCAGCATTTTTTGTATCGAATTCTACCGTTAAAACAATCTCATCTCCATCTGCTTTCCAACTACCTCCTTTGGTTGATATAAAGTCACCATCTACTGAAGCATACTCAGTAAGAGAGAAAAAGTCTCCACTCACCAAAAGTAACTGAGTAACTTCTCGCCCATCTGCTTTCTTTTTACTTTTCCACGAACCTTGTAATTTGTCTTTTATAGATTGTGCCTGTAAAGTTGAGGCAATAAAAAATAATACTAATGCTGATAATAGTTTCAATGATCTCATTTTCGTCTATTTAGATAAATAATTCGAAAGTTAAGAAAATTCTCTACCAAGCAAAAAGCTATTATACTGCATTGTTCACTTATAGCAATGCTTTAAATTTTGGCCTTAAAGACTTTAAAAAGAACCTCTAATATTTATTTGAGCAAAAGCTCTAAATTGTCCAGTTCTGTTAGAAGTAATCAAATCTGCGATTTCTTCTCCAATATCATCGTAGTTGTAATCTATAGATGTAATTCCTCCGCCTAGTAATTCTTTATATGGCTTGTCGTACAATGAGATAATACCGATATCTTCTCCAATTTTAAGATTGTTTCTTTCAGCTACTTTTATCAGGTTTACCAGATCAATCTCAGAAATAATAAAATACAAATTGCCTTTTGAAACTCCATCTTCAATTCCATCTTTAATGCAGTATTCTAGTTTTTGAGATTTGCAAAATAGTTTAAATGAAGTAATTACTTCGAAAGGGAAATACTCTTCTGGCAACACCAAATTAAAGTTTTTATAGCTTTTAAATTTAGCGGGTTTGGCAGTATAAATCTCTTGAAAATCACTAAATAAATCTTTGTAAAAGCAAGAGTAATTACCTTGAATACCTTGTAGTTGTTTGTCTATAAGTATCAGTTTTTTAGGGGGGATTTCCTTAAGTAATTTAGAGGTATCAGCATCATCTATAAATAGGTTTGGAAAAACAATGTAATACTGATAAGCCTGAAGCTGGCACTTATCCAGAATATTCTTCAATTCGCTTTCTTTGTGTTTGTGCAGGTAAATAGAAATTTTAACCTTAGCATCAAGCTCTTTTAAAAGAGAGTTGTAAATGTTTTTAACAGCTTCTGTAATCTCACCAGTAATCAGGCAAACTTTCACTTTAAGCTTTTCACTTTTACTGGTTACAAAGAATCCATTTCGGTAAACTGAATAGATAAAGCCGTCTTCTTGCAACTTACTGTAAGCTTTGCCAATGGTATCTCTGGCAAGTAAAAAGTCTATACTCGATTGACTTATAGATGGCAATTTATCTCCAGCTTTCAATTCACCAGTAGATATTCTTTCGATAATGTTTTGTGCCACCTGTTTGTATTTTGGCACAATGGAAGAATTACTAATCTGTGGTTCGGGTGTAAGGAATTTGTTCATTGAGTTTACTCTTATTGAGAATTTAATGTTGAAAAAAGGAGAAAAAACCTCCCAAAACATCAAGAGGTTTTAAATTCGAAAAATGATTTTCACAGAGAATCTAATTCCCTGTATTTCAAGCCCCGATTAATAGCCAGGGTTATTTTCGGTTATTGCACTGTTTCTTTCTATTTCTGATTGTGGAATCGGAAATAACAAATGTTTATCTACATCAAACTGTACTGGCGAAGCCAGATTTGTACTAAAGTTGGCATCGCTACCATCCCAACCAGAAATATTCATATCACCAGCTACATGCCAGCGCTTTAAATCCCACCAGCGTTGTCCTTCACCTGCGAGTTCTATAAATCGCTCATTCATTATCCATTGCATCACTGTATTAGTATCAGACTCACCTTCTGAATAATCTGCCGGAATTACACCATCGCCATCGCCAGAAGATTCTCCCCAAAGTCTAGCCCTTGTTCTAATCTGATTAATCAAACTAATTGCTTGTGAAGCATTACCGGTTTTTAATGCGGCTTCTGCTGCGATTAATACCAAATCTGCATAGCGTAAAACACGCTCGTTGTTCACTGAGCCACCATTAAAACCTGAAAGCTCGTTTACACCATCTGGCTTGTTATACTTTTGGAAGATTTTACCTTCGAAACCATCTTCTGGATTAGAGAAAACTGAAAGCCTAGGGTCATCTCCAAAGCTGTCTCTTAACTTATCTGTCACTAAAAACTTTGTACTCGATGCATCATTAAAATCACCTCTACCCCCAAACTCCATCATATATCCTCTGTATACACTCATATTTTCTACACCTCTCCAAGCACCATCGTTATGCAGTGAAAGGTTATTATTCCCACTACTAGGCACTGAGGCTTGTACCTCAAAAAGTGATTCGGCATTATTCTCAGTATATGCACTAAAATTGTCAAGATAGCTATCGACTAAAGTAGCTGTAATGGTATTGAAAACTGTTAGTGCTTCTTGATAATCAGCAGTATTTCCTTCGTAGTCGCCTCTAAAAACCAATGCTTTTGCCAACAAACCTCTAGCTGCATTTTTATCAATTCTACCTAAATACATTGGGTCCCATTCTTCAGGTAGTACTTCAATGGCTGCTTTGGTATCTTCTATTACCTGACCTAGTACTTCAATAGCTGGGCTTTTAGGTGTGTTTGTTTCTTCTTCTGAAAGTATTCTATCGGTAACTATTGGCACTGAACCAAATACGTTAAACAACTTAAAGTAAGCATAAGCCCTCAAAAACAAGGCTTCTCCTTCCATCATAGTAATTTCATCAGCCCCATCGTAAGTTGAGTAGTCTATAGTTCTTACTTTTTCGATAGTTACATTGGCTCTTGAGATCATTTTATAACATGCCTGAAACACAAAGCTAACTTGCTGGTTTGTTGGGTTCAGTGTACCATCAAACAGTTCTACACTTGTTCTGGCAGCATTCGTTTCTGTGAGGTCGTCACCAGGTAGCAGCCATGTTCCGGCTACCCAACCATTAAAAGTGAATGACGGAGCAGCAAAGTGGTAATGGTCATAAATTGCTGCATAAGCACTGGTTAACTGTGTTCTAAACTCGGTAGCATTAGAGAAATAATCCTCTTCTGTTGGCGCTAACGACGGATTATCAACCAATTCGGGATTACAACCAAAGCAGATGGTTAACCACACTATTGCAAATATTTTTATTTTCGCTTTCATATTTTTTTATTCTGATTTTAGGCTTTTAGAATTTTGCATTTAGACCAAAGTTGACTGCTTTTGGCAGTGGAAACTCATCGTTAACAGGATCGATTCCACCCCATTTAAACCAATACAAGTTGTTTTGGCCTCCAACATAAACTCTTAAAGATTTTACAGTATAATTCACTTTTTGAAGCAGCACATCAGGAAGGCTGTAACCTAATTGCCAGTTATTTAACCTGAAAAATGCAGCACTTTCTACCCAACGGTCTGAATATCTGGCATTACTAGCAGGGTCTCCTACAACTGCTCTTGGCATCATGGTATTGGTATTACTTGGAGTCCAGCGGTTTAAGGTAGTTGCAAAATAATTGGTGCCCGCACCAGACATGCCTTCAAACCTTCTCCTTACCGCATTGTATTTATCTACATCACCTTCTCCATAAAAACTCAATGATAAGTCGATACCTTTCCAAGAAACATTTAGATTTAAACCATAAGTATAACCGGGAATGGTATTACCAAGCTCTGTTTGATCGTAGCTATTCAATTTACCATCTGGTGTGGTACTGTAGAAAGGCTCAGCATCTGTTGGATCTCCACCCAAATCTTGAAAATATAAATCGCCTGCCTCTACATAATCTGTGTTGCCAACTATCTGATCTTCGTATTGTGAGTAGTAAGCATCTATTTCATCCTGAGACTGGAAGATTCCTCCTACACGATAGCCCCAAAGGTGGCCTATTGATCTACCTTCTTCTACTCTTCCGAAATCGGTAGTTAGCGGTTGGCTCTGATAGAGTTTTGTCACTTCGTTTTGTACAAAACTGATATTTCCAGTAATGCCATAATTGAATGCACCAATGTTATCATTCCATCCTAATTGTAGGTCAATACCTGTATTTCTCAACTCACCTATATTGAATAATGGATTGTTGGTTCCTACACTTAATGGCAAGTTTACACGCTGTAAAATACCACTGGTAATTCTGTTGTACCATTCTACAGTAAGGTTGATTTTATTATTCATCAACAATGCATCAAAACCTGCATAAGTAGTTGTGGCAATTTCCCAAGTTAAAGACGAGTTAGGGAAATCTGCAACTACAGCACCTAAACTCATATTACCAATTGGGTCGCCATTACCTGAACCCCAACGATAAGTAGAAATACCAGTGTTTACGCTAGATAAGAATGCATAAGAACCAACTGCCGCTTGGTCGTTACCAGCTTGTCCCCAACCACCACGAAGTTTTAAATCATCTATAAAAGTTACAGACTCGAAGAATGGCTCACTGCTAATTCTCCATGCACCTGATACAGAGTAGAAATTACCCCAACGATAATCATCATCAAAACCATTACTAGCATCTCTTCTAAATGAGAAGTCTAAATAATACTTGCTGTCGTACACATAGCTCGATCTGGCTACATAACCAAACCAAAAACGTTGTCCCCAACCGTAGAATGAGTTATTGTTTGCATTGTCGCTTCCAAAACCTACACGCTTAGGGTCATCGCTGATGTTGGTAAGATTCTCTGTACTCAGGTTTTCCGTTTCTAATGTGTGTCGCTGATCTTGTACCGCAGCCGTTAAAGTTAATCTGTGTTTGGTACCAAAAAGCTTATCGTATGTAAGCATTAAGTCAGACTGAAAGTTGAAGATGTTATTGATTCTATGTTCCATCTGACCTAAACTATTAGGGGCATTTGCTGCCTCAGTAGCTGGATCAATACCTGTTGGTCTAAAGATATTAGTGGAATATCTTGAAAGACTATACCTATCTTGTTGGGTATAATCTAAGTTTAAACTACCTCTAATGGTTAAATCTTTAATTGGTTTTAACTCGGCATAGAATTGTCCCAAACTTCTATCGATAGAGAAGTCTCTGTAGTTTAAATCTGTAATTGCCAGATAGTTTACATTAGAACCCTGACCGTAAATTTTTAATGGAGTCCAAGTATCGGTAAGCAAATAAGGATCAATTACTGGTGCATAACCCGTAGGATGTGATGGGTCTCTTAATGGCTGCCAAGGTGAAACATCTGCAATTTCTTGTAAATCTGATACATTCAGTTGAGAAACCTGATTGGTGTATTTATAGTTAATGCCTGTTTTTAACCAGTCTGTCACTTTCACATTTACATTTACAGCTCCGGTATATCTTCTCAGATTATTGCCATATATCATCCCCTCTTGATCAAACAAACCAGCAGAAACATAGTAGTCAACTCTTTCTGTTGCCCCAGAAACTTTTACGTCGTAAGACTGAGAAACAGCATTTTTATTTACCAGATCATCTTGCCAATCGTAAGTTGTAACATCACTAATGTAATACGGGCTTTGTGGGTCAAACTGAGGGTTGTAACTAGTTAATCTAATTGCATCTTCTGGCTCATTACGACCATATAAATCTTCTTCGATGGTAATATCTGGATTTGTATTGTTGTTGTACATCTCCCTTGTGAGGTTTACAAATTGCTCTGTGTTAAGCAAATCGTAAGTTGGTATATTTTGAAAACCAGTTCTTGTATTAAGTTCTACTACCGGCGCACCTTCTTTACCTCTTTTAGTTGTAATTAAAACCACACCATTTGCCGCTCTACTACCATAAACAGCCGCTGCTGATGCATCTTTCAAGACTGAGATTGATTCAATATCATTGGGGTTAATGAGGTTGAAAAGGTTTGGAGGAGTACTTAAACCACCACCACCAATTACATCTTCGTTTCCAGCTCTTGGTGGTTCAATAATTTGTCCATCGATTACATACAATGGTTGAGAGTCACCATTCCAAGTACCAATACCACGCACAAAAATTTGAGGAGCTTCATTTGGGTTACCACTGGTATTTACTACGCGCACACCTGTTGTATTTCCCTGTAAGGCAAATTGCGGTGAGGTCATCCCGATTTTTTCGATTGATTCTGCACCAACCGTAGATATTGAACCAGTTAAGTCTTTTTTATTTCTTTCACCAAAACCAATAACAACTACTTCGTCTAGTTGCTGCATATCCACCTCAAGAGATACATCGATAGTACTTTTTGCTCCCACTGCAATTTCTTGCGACATAAATCCAATGTAGGAATACACCAATACATCATCATTACTATTTATACTGAGTTTGTATTCTCCATTTAGGTTGGTTGTTGTTCCGATTGAGGTTCCTTTAATAATTACACTTACACCTGGCAAAGGCTCAGCATCTTCTCCCGATATAACTACTCCTGTTATAGTTTTATCTTGTTGAGCTATTTGTACCTCTTTTACAGTATTAGGTCCTTCCCTTTTAGCTACATGAATGTTGTTGTTTATTCTAGTAAACTGCACACCTGCTTGTTTAGAAATATCTTTAAGCAAATCTGCAAGCGAACGTTTTTTAAGATTTACACTCACTGCTTTATTTACATCAACAAATGCATTGTTATAAGTAAAGCTGAACGAAGTCTCACGCTCTATTTTCTCTATAGCATTTTTTAATGTTTCATTATTAAATGAAACTGCCAGATAAATATCATGTATGCTTTCTTTCTGAGCGTTGCCCTCATTCGCCAGAAGCATCCCACAAAAAAATGCCTGTAGGAAGATGCCATACAACATGTATTTAGACATCATAATAATTTGTTTTAGTATACTCATTTTCATATTTTAGAGCTTTAGGTAATTGTAATTTTTACTTAAAAAATCTGATTAAGTAGCTGCAGACTGTCGCAAGTTTTTCCAGACTACTTTTTATTGAATTTTGAGACAGGTATGGTCGCAACATACCTGTCTCTTTCATTAGGAGGTATTGGTATTTTGCTTTTTCATATTACTTGGGTTTGACGATTACATGCTTATCTTTTATTTCGAAGTGGAACCCAGAGGTAGTCGCAATACCTTCGAGTACATTATGCAGCGACTCATTTTTAAATGTGCCACTATATTTGCCAGAAAACCTGAATTTTTCATCTACAATTATTTCTACTCCGTACCAGTTTTCAAGCCTTTCAAAAATCTCTTTCCCATCAGCATCTTTAAAAAACAGAATACCTCTGGTCCAAGCCATTTTACTTTCTATATCAAACTTACTCTTTAGAATCTTACCATCTGTTTCATAGGTAACCATCTCACTGGGAACAAGCATAATTCTGTTACCCGCCTGATCTGAAACTTGCAGCTTGCCAGTAACTAAAGCAATCTCATTTTTCTCTTTGTTATTTTGAATGTTAAATGAAGTACCCAACACCTTTGCTTTCAGGTTTCCAGCTTTTACAACAAATGGAATATTGCTTTTCTCAACTTCAAAAAATGCTTCCCCTTCTAACTCTACTAGTCGTATGCTATCAGTAAATGTGTCTGGATAGTGGAGTTTACTGCCAGCATTTAACTTTACACTTGTTCCATCTTTTAGGGTAAGTGTAGTTTTTATTCCTTTTGGACTTTCTTTAGTTAATATCTGCTGGGTTTGAACATATTCTGTACTTTGTCTTTCTTCTAAATATTCAAACCAATAATACAAATACGAGATACCTACTATGGTGAGCAAAATAGCAGCTACGTTCAATAGCCAATTATTCTTTTTTTCATAGCTGGTAGATTCTTCTTGTGGGTTAAAAGTTTTAGCCATTACCGCTTCATACATATCAGTATAATCCTGATCGCTTAGTTCGGCAACTTCTTGATATTGAAATGAGCTGATAATTTGCTTTGCTTGTAAAACTTCCCTCCTCTTTTCAGGATGGTTTGTAATCCATTTATCCCAAAAATGACTGCTTTCCTCATCGGGTTTAATCACCCATTTTTTAAAAAACTCATCTGTTAAAAAATCCCCAAGTTTAAAATCTATGTAGGTAAGAGATTTTTTACGGGAAATAAAATATTTTCTGATCAATTGTATCATTGTGAAATAGACTGACTGGCAATGGCATATAAAATTATTAAGGCTGGTATCTCTAAGAAGTAATTGCCTGTATTTACTTCTTTTCTGGCTGTATCCAGTGCCCTGTAGATGAGTTTTCTGGCAGATTTACTATTCTTTAATCCCATCACTTCTGCCACTTCTTTATAAGACAAACCTTCTGCATAAAATAATAGAAGTGCCTCCTTTTGCTTATTGGTAAGCTGTTTAAGTATTTTATCTAGCTTCGTTTTTATCTCTTCGGTAATTTCGTCGCCAATTATTTTGTCTTCAAAAGAGAGCTCGATATTGAATAAATCATCGGTTAATGCTTCATTCGATATATACTTTCTTTCTTTTTCAAGCTTCTTTACCATTTCGCGGTAAATGGCTTTGTACAAATAAGCCTTTATAGAATTTACCTCAGAAAGCTTATCCCTTCTGCGCCTAATACTGATATATACATTTTGGATGCTGTCTTTAATAATGTCTTTGTTTCGGGTAAACTGGTAAGCAAAATTGTAAAGACTGGGGGTGTATTTTCTGTAGATGTGATTAAAGGCTGCTTCGTTACCTTTTTTAAACTCTAACCAAATTTCTCGATCAGATTTATAATCGAAAAGGGATTTTGCAGATTGTAATTTTTCTGTACGGTTGTTACCTAAAGACAGATGTTTAGTAGTCTCAGTGTGTTTTTGGGATAGTTTCATTTTCATATATTTTACAGGAGTTTTTCATCCTTATGTTAGTATGGGAAGCCTATTCCCGAAATGACCCCATTTTTTCAAAAAAAAATTTAGAATCTTTTTCAAAATGCATTTTCTCAGTCAGAATCAATTAATCAGATTCTCGGATCACCTTATTTAAGGTACTCAGTAATTATGAAAAAAGCGGCCTTAGTACCTTTAATTATGTACCAAGACCGCTATTTTTAAGCTGAAATAAGTTATTCTAATATTTACTTCTTCTTTTTCTTATCGTTTAGGTTTTTCGACTCATCGTGCTTTAATTGTTTTCGTACTCTTCTTATATCTTCTTCAATTGGCAAACTCTCCGGATGCACATTTTGTCTTGTTAATGCATCTCGAATATCTTTATTACTACTTTCGTGTTGAGCTCCAATTTCGTCTTCTCCTTCTAGCTCATCTCTCAAAATATTAAACTGAGTAAGTTCATTTGCCAAATCTTTCGCTTTTATAGTAATGGTTGGCAAGTAATCTCTCAATTGGCGCTTTTCGGGCACACCCATGGCATTTTTAATTTCTATGGTCGATTTGCCACCAAACAAAGCTTTTTGCCCTCTTTCCATTACTCTTGCAAAACCTTGTCTGTCTAAACCCTGCCCTCTAATAATCTCACCAAGTTTAGCCTCGCTTTCTCCCAACTTCTGGTATGCTCTTATTCTTTCCGATTCTTTGATGTGTTTTTGCAATAACTCTTGCTTTCTGGTTTGGAAAGCAAAGTAACTTTGGGCAAATGCAATAATCTCTTTTCTTGGGTCTCCGTTTTGGGCAATAAGATAACAAGCATATCTCGAAAGCATTAAATCGGCAATTTTTCGCTTACCTCCTTTACCAACTTCGATCATCTTATTGACATCAATAAAATGATCTGAAATACTCATACCGGTGTTTTCGCAAGCAATTTTACCTTTCTCAATTACTTTTTGAAAGTTTTGCCACAGGCTATATCCTAGTAACTCCTGCAATTCTCTGCCTTCCCAAAATTCAACTTCTTCTACATACTTTACCTTGGATTCAAATAATTGCTGAAGTTGTTCAATTCTTTTGCTATTCATAAATCAGAATAATTTCTTCCTTATATTTCTCGTTTTTAGCCAGTTCTGTATTTACCAAATATGGGTTTAATAGCTAATATGCCTTATTTCTCTCTTTTTTAGAGATTATCAAAGTACATCCTTACTAAACTCGTTTTTAGAAACTTCTCTCCAATTAAAAAAGCTGATTCTGGCGAGCCACTACTTTATAATTTTCACCTTCCTTTCTAAGCTGATATCCTTTTTTAGACATCGCCCATTTAATAAAATCTTTCTCGTCATTATGCTGTAACCTGTCTGAAATAAAGATTCTGAACCAGAAAATAGTATTATCATCTTCTCTGTCCATTTTACCATCTTTAATCACTCGGCCTTTAATCATTGGGTTTTTAGACACATAATTGTAAAAATCTTCCCAATCGCGATTGCTGGCATTATCTACTAATTGCTTTATTTGCGATTCGATGTATTCTTGATACTCCTGCTCTAAAGTAGCAATTAGCTTTTCTTCCATTAACCTTTGCTTTTTTAAAGCAGCTTCTTGTTTCTTTTTATCATTTGCTTCTTGTTCTTGTTCTTTAGACCAAGGAGCTTCAACTTTTACCTCATTTTCGATCAAAGTGTTTAGGTAAGCACCTAAATTTTTCACATGCCCTTTTTCGTATCTCTCTTTGGCGTAAGTAATGGCTTCTCTTAGAAACTGCTCATCAAACCTGCTTGCATATTCTGTTGCTTGCTTTTTGGCAATACCCATCGCAATCAATTCATCTACAATCGTTGCCTCCTCTTCACTACTTAGCCTAGATGCATTTACAAATTTGTTTTTGGGCTTTATAATAAACTTCACAAACTCTACCCTTCTACCTTTTTTAATCTCTTTAAATTGAAAAGTAAGATCGCAATGCTCGTTGAGTTCTTTTTGCGCAATGAGCAACACATTCTTTTTAAAATCATAGTATTGTTTGTACTTCTGCTCAACTCCTAAAATCTCTTTTAGCTCATCTACCGAAAAGCGTCTTTCTCCTATTGGTAAATACTGTTTTAAAAACTGATAGATTCTAATTGCATACAAACTACTCAGAGGCAATGTGTTTCGAATATCGTAAGAGGTAAATTGCTCTTTTAGTTGCAGTAGGAATGGTAAAAGGTCTGGGTGAAAAATTGCTTCTATATAAGGTTTGTCTTTGGGGTAATGAATCTTATAAAATAAGTTTACTTGAGTTAAACCTTCTTTATCGTCATAAATCTCGATTACGTGCTTCATCATCGACTTGGTAATGAAACGCGCTCGCTGATATTCATTCTTATTTTTGGTGCCTACACTTTCGGCAAAGTCTCTCAAATAAACTCGCTGTCTGTGAAATCCACCCTGACTTTTATCCAACTGAGCAATCAAAACTTCAATCAATTTGATTTGAGATAATGTTAGCCCGTTTAATTTTGCATTAATCAGCCTGTTACTCTTAACTACCAGATGCGGATTAGACTTTGTCATAAGAATGATTCAATTAAATTCGAGATTGAAATTAGATAAAAAAAACGAGGTGGTAAAAATCCCTCGTTAAAACATCCTTAATAACCTCGTATTTAATCCTTATTAGACTCGTTATTTCGTCATAATAAACTGATTATCAGTAATATATAAACAAACAAGAAATTTTAAATTATGCCTTATATTTCTCGTTTTTAATATTAGATGCAACTTATCTTGCTGATTTTAAGCTTTATATCTCTTAAATCACTCGTTTTTAAGTGGATTCATAGAAAAAAGTAGAGTGCTTGCAGCATTAAAAACAAGTTAAAACGAGGTCTGTAAGGGAGAATTAGGCAAAATCTAGGGCAAAACAGGGTTTTTGTGCCTTAAAAAACTCGTTTAAAGTAAAGATTAAAGCAGTGCCTTATATTTCTCGTACTTTCCTTATGCACCTCGGTCTATTACTTACAAAGCTCGTTTATTCCCTTATATTTCTCGTTTATTCCCTTATATTTCTCGTTTAATTACTTATATACCTCGTCT
Encoded proteins:
- a CDS encoding replication initiation protein, giving the protein MTKSNPHLVVKSNRLINAKLNGLTLSQIKLIEVLIAQLDKSQGGFHRQRVYLRDFAESVGTKNKNEYQRARFITKSMMKHVIEIYDDKEGLTQVNLFYKIHYPKDKPYIEAIFHPDLLPFLLQLKEQFTSYDIRNTLPLSSLYAIRIYQFLKQYLPIGERRFSVDELKEILGVEQKYKQYYDFKKNVLLIAQKELNEHCDLTFQFKEIKKGRRVEFVKFIIKPKNKFVNASRLSSEEEATIVDELIAMGIAKKQATEYASRFDEQFLREAITYAKERYEKGHVKNLGAYLNTLIENEVKVEAPWSKEQEQEANDKKKQEAALKKQRLMEEKLIATLEQEYQEYIESQIKQLVDNASNRDWEDFYNYVSKNPMIKGRVIKDGKMDREDDNTIFWFRIFISDRLQHNDEKDFIKWAMSKKGYQLRKEGENYKVVARQNQLF